The following proteins are co-located in the Paenibacillus sp. FSL H8-0079 genome:
- a CDS encoding sugar-binding transcriptional regulator, which translates to MNIDERKNMIRVCKMYYYESWTQEKIAEKLGVSRPVISKMLQRAREEGIIEIVIHDDDYETSKLEKKLEDLFNLKQVLVVPTKDLNKELLSSAVGKAAAQFVQKLIKNGDRVGVSWGNTLYHMVREFPLEKKENVKIIPLVGGTGNSRNEMHSNQIAYELSKKMGVTCDTLYAPAVVETEELREQIIGMSNISAVLKEGENINLALVGIGNPYSMSTMERSGYLNEQVLTELEALNTVADINSVFITREGTITDHPINHKVIGLGLEQLKKTKTVVGMAFGLHKIDCILAALRGGYINMLITDEATATQITKI; encoded by the coding sequence GTGAATATAGACGAACGCAAAAATATGATCAGAGTCTGTAAGATGTATTATTATGAATCCTGGACTCAGGAGAAGATTGCTGAGAAGCTTGGTGTATCCAGGCCCGTCATATCCAAGATGCTGCAGCGTGCGAGGGAAGAGGGTATTATTGAAATTGTCATTCATGATGATGATTACGAAACGTCCAAATTGGAGAAAAAACTGGAAGACTTATTTAATCTCAAACAGGTATTGGTCGTTCCAACGAAGGATCTGAATAAAGAGTTATTGTCGAGTGCAGTAGGCAAGGCAGCCGCGCAATTTGTTCAAAAACTGATCAAAAACGGCGATCGTGTCGGTGTCTCATGGGGCAATACGCTCTATCATATGGTGCGAGAGTTCCCTTTGGAGAAAAAAGAGAACGTCAAAATCATCCCACTGGTTGGTGGAACAGGGAATTCACGAAATGAGATGCACTCTAATCAGATCGCGTATGAGTTATCCAAAAAAATGGGTGTGACCTGCGATACATTGTATGCTCCCGCAGTCGTTGAGACAGAAGAGCTGAGAGAGCAAATTATTGGCATGTCTAATATTTCGGCTGTTCTGAAAGAGGGGGAGAATATCAATCTCGCTCTGGTGGGGATCGGAAACCCGTATTCCATGTCAACGATGGAACGATCAGGTTATCTGAATGAGCAAGTGTTAACTGAATTAGAAGCATTGAATACGGTTGCGGATATTAATTCCGTATTTATCACTCGTGAAGGCACGATCACAGATCATCCCATTAATCATAAAGTGATTGGCCTTGGACTTGAGCAGTTAAAGAAGACAAAAACAGTGGTGGGCATGGCCTTTGGTCTGCATAAAATCGACTGTATTCTGGCTGCTTTACGTGGGGGATATATTAATATGCTCATTACGGATGAAGCCACAGCTACTCAAATCACGAAAATTTGA
- a CDS encoding ABC transporter substrate-binding protein, protein MIPFKKSLLLPLLAGMIVFSGCSAQGQATSDQGSSGGASSTVSGKLSFYTSQPEEDAGKLVKAFNDKYPDVQVSIFRSGTEEVTAKLQAERQAGKTQADVLLLADAVTFENLKKDDLLQAYKSPERSAIPTDLVDPDGMYAGTKVMATVLATNTQKVTTQPTSWQVLTLPESKDASIMPSPLYSGAAAYNIGVFSRTDGFGWDFLQETKMNGMAVIKGNGAVMKAVASGEKSYGVVVDYLVAREKSKGSPVELIYPEEGVPIITEPIGIMKEAANVPAAQAFVDFILSEEGQKLSAEIGYSPIREGVAPPEGLKGVSEMKILPGDAAKLAADRETDKQQFINVFGE, encoded by the coding sequence GTGATTCCATTCAAAAAGTCGTTACTACTGCCCCTTCTGGCAGGCATGATTGTATTCAGCGGTTGTTCTGCACAAGGACAAGCCACGTCAGATCAAGGTAGTTCAGGTGGAGCTTCAAGCACGGTGTCAGGCAAACTGTCCTTCTATACTTCCCAGCCTGAAGAAGATGCAGGCAAACTGGTAAAGGCGTTTAATGATAAATATCCAGATGTTCAAGTTAGCATCTTCCGTTCCGGGACCGAAGAAGTCACTGCGAAACTTCAGGCAGAACGCCAAGCTGGTAAAACTCAAGCGGATGTACTCCTGCTGGCCGATGCAGTTACCTTTGAAAATCTGAAAAAGGATGATCTTCTTCAAGCATACAAGTCGCCGGAACGAAGTGCAATTCCCACTGATCTGGTTGATCCGGATGGCATGTACGCCGGCACGAAGGTTATGGCAACGGTACTCGCTACCAACACCCAAAAGGTCACAACTCAACCGACATCGTGGCAAGTCCTGACCCTGCCGGAGAGCAAGGACGCAAGTATTATGCCGAGTCCCCTATACTCTGGAGCAGCAGCATACAACATTGGTGTGTTTAGCCGTACAGATGGATTTGGATGGGATTTTCTGCAGGAGACAAAGATGAACGGCATGGCCGTAATTAAAGGAAACGGTGCTGTTATGAAGGCTGTTGCTAGCGGTGAAAAATCATATGGCGTCGTTGTGGATTACCTCGTGGCGCGTGAAAAATCGAAAGGTTCTCCGGTTGAACTGATCTACCCTGAAGAAGGTGTTCCCATCATCACAGAACCGATCGGGATTATGAAAGAAGCTGCCAATGTGCCGGCTGCTCAAGCCTTTGTAGATTTCATTCTCTCTGAAGAGGGGCAGAAGTTGTCTGCCGAGATCGGTTACTCCCCTATTCGCGAAGGCGTTGCTCCACCTGAAGGACTGAAAGGTGTATCAGAAATGAAGATTTTGCCTGGCGATGCGGCCAAACTGGCAGCGGATCGGGAAACAGATAAACAGCAATTCATTAATGTGTTTGGCGAGTAA
- the codB gene encoding cytosine permease, with protein sequence MSKQDQEFSWQAVPKSQRNHFWKTLSVMLGFTFFSASMLAGGTLGVSLTFMEFIGIVLAGNLVLGIYTGALAHIAAKTGLSTHLLAKYAFGAKGSYLPSFLLGFTQVGWFGVGVAMFAIPVAKAMDWNVYLLIIVFGLAMTASAIFGMKSLVILGYIAVPAIAILGGYSMFEGAGSLGGLQGLLDYTPTQTLTAAAALTICIGSFISGGTLTPDFARFSRTSKQAVTATVIAFFLGNSLMFLFGAVGAMAYNLADISEVMFLQGLIIPAIIVLGLNIWTTNDNALYASGLGFANITKISKKFFVIVNGIVGTVFAMWMYNNFVSFLNVLGAAVPSIGAIIIADYFIVKRRNYKPFADMSFKNVNWIAMVAWAIGVAFAQLAPGVTPLNALFGTAVAYIILMLIVPAKESKEMGKINDYTERKIAG encoded by the coding sequence ATGAGCAAACAAGATCAAGAGTTTTCATGGCAAGCTGTGCCGAAATCGCAAAGAAACCATTTTTGGAAGACGTTATCCGTCATGCTCGGTTTCACATTTTTCTCAGCAAGCATGCTGGCAGGAGGCACATTGGGCGTCAGCTTGACGTTCATGGAGTTCATTGGCATCGTGCTTGCAGGCAATCTGGTGCTCGGTATCTATACAGGGGCACTGGCACATATCGCTGCCAAAACGGGTCTGTCCACACATCTGCTCGCTAAATATGCATTCGGTGCGAAAGGTTCGTATCTGCCTTCGTTCCTGTTAGGCTTCACACAGGTCGGATGGTTCGGAGTCGGTGTAGCCATGTTCGCCATCCCGGTCGCCAAAGCCATGGATTGGAACGTATACCTGTTAATCATCGTGTTCGGACTTGCCATGACGGCATCAGCCATCTTCGGCATGAAGTCACTCGTCATTCTCGGTTATATCGCCGTTCCTGCGATTGCCATTCTCGGTGGTTACTCCATGTTCGAAGGTGCAGGTTCACTAGGTGGTCTGCAAGGCTTGCTTGATTACACGCCGACTCAGACACTTACCGCGGCGGCCGCATTGACGATCTGTATCGGATCATTCATAAGTGGCGGAACGCTGACACCCGATTTTGCCCGGTTTTCCCGGACATCCAAACAGGCAGTTACCGCAACAGTGATTGCTTTCTTCCTGGGTAACTCACTCATGTTTCTGTTCGGTGCAGTTGGCGCAATGGCCTATAACCTAGCCGATATCTCGGAGGTCATGTTCCTGCAAGGATTGATCATCCCGGCAATCATCGTTCTGGGCTTGAATATCTGGACGACCAACGATAATGCACTGTACGCTTCAGGTCTTGGCTTTGCCAACATCACCAAAATTTCGAAGAAATTCTTCGTCATCGTAAACGGCATCGTAGGTACCGTATTCGCCATGTGGATGTACAACAACTTCGTCAGTTTCCTGAACGTACTGGGCGCGGCGGTACCATCCATCGGGGCTATTATTATCGCAGATTACTTCATTGTGAAACGTAGAAACTATAAGCCATTTGCCGACATGTCATTCAAAAATGTAAACTGGATAGCGATGGTCGCATGGGCCATCGGCGTTGCATTCGCCCAACTGGCTCCTGGCGTAACACCATTGAACGCACTGTTTGGTACAGCAGTGGCCTATATCATCTTGATGCTGATTGTTCCTGCCAAAGAATCCAAAGAAATGGGGAAAATAAATGATTATACAGAACGCAAAATTGCGGGGTAA
- a CDS encoding Cof-type HAD-IIB family hydrolase, with translation MTQSPKLIFFDIDGTLLDRHNRIPASAKQAVLALKEAGHVVALASGRSPFMLEQVRLELELESYVSFNGQYVMHQGELIHSNPIRSDALNQLSAFAELSGHPLVYLDHSQMSCSQEYHADVDLCLTSLGVTHPGYSKNFCTNRSIYQTMLFCSSEEETLYRDRFRELHFVRWHPLSMDVLPAGGSKAEGVSRLADRLGFSPEQVYAFGDNFNDMEMFRYAGCSIAMGNAPHSLQQLASHVTASAGQDGIWHGLKWAGLL, from the coding sequence GTGACTCAAAGTCCAAAACTGATTTTCTTTGACATTGATGGTACGCTGCTCGACCGCCATAACCGAATTCCCGCTTCCGCGAAACAAGCCGTTCTTGCGTTAAAGGAAGCCGGACATGTCGTAGCTTTAGCCTCAGGGCGATCTCCGTTTATGTTAGAACAGGTTCGGCTTGAACTGGAGCTGGAGTCTTATGTTAGTTTCAATGGACAATATGTGATGCATCAAGGAGAACTTATTCACAGTAACCCCATTCGTTCGGATGCTTTGAATCAATTGTCTGCATTCGCTGAGTTGTCGGGACATCCACTCGTTTATCTGGACCATTCACAGATGAGTTGCAGTCAGGAGTACCATGCAGATGTAGACCTTTGTCTAACTTCGCTTGGTGTCACGCATCCTGGGTACAGCAAGAACTTTTGTACAAACAGATCCATCTATCAGACAATGTTATTCTGCTCCTCAGAAGAGGAAACGTTATATCGAGATAGGTTCCGTGAGCTGCACTTTGTACGTTGGCATCCATTGTCCATGGACGTTCTGCCCGCCGGTGGCTCCAAAGCCGAAGGGGTTTCCCGACTCGCAGACCGCTTGGGGTTCTCCCCTGAACAGGTGTATGCTTTTGGCGATAACTTCAATGATATGGAGATGTTCCGTTATGCAGGCTGCAGCATTGCCATGGGCAACGCCCCTCATTCACTTCAACAACTGGCATCTCATGTTACAGCAAGTGCAGGGCAGGACGGGATCTGGCATGGTCTGAAATGGGCAGGTTTGTTGTAG
- a CDS encoding ABC transporter ATP-binding protein: MSIQIQQVGKSFGSYQALHSIDLTIKDGEFVAILGPSGCGKTTLLRILAGFEQPSSGNVLMDGKVVAGSGTLLPPEKRRIGMVFQSFALWPHMNVSEHVRFPIRTHKSTPAHIKNNEQNRIQEVLNMSGLSHLAERMPHELSGGQKQRVAIARAIAPQPSLLLMDEPLSSLDAMLRMDMRREIQQVHRNTQSAVVYVTHDQGEALAMADRIIVMKDGRIEQAGTPQDIYLRPETEFVARFVSKSNLVIGHWDADMFVPEGGTNIAWPGKQVANYFKSNGLYPVRPDQFHLQPSSQDGILGEIANVQFQGKEFHYDIRSDTKRWEVISPLPFALNEQVSLSLSSVGGEGV; the protein is encoded by the coding sequence ATGAGTATTCAGATTCAACAGGTTGGCAAATCCTTCGGAAGTTACCAGGCCCTTCATTCCATTGATTTAACCATTAAGGATGGAGAATTCGTGGCGATTCTTGGACCGTCAGGCTGTGGGAAAACCACATTGCTGCGCATTCTTGCCGGATTTGAGCAACCAAGCAGCGGTAATGTTCTGATGGACGGTAAAGTGGTGGCAGGCTCAGGTACATTACTTCCTCCCGAAAAACGCAGAATCGGCATGGTCTTCCAGTCCTTCGCACTTTGGCCGCATATGAATGTATCGGAGCATGTTCGTTTTCCCATCCGAACGCATAAATCAACACCTGCTCATATTAAAAATAACGAACAGAACCGCATTCAGGAAGTCCTGAATATGTCGGGACTGTCCCATCTAGCTGAACGTATGCCGCATGAGCTATCCGGAGGACAAAAACAACGCGTCGCTATTGCACGTGCCATTGCCCCCCAACCGTCATTGCTGCTGATGGATGAACCCCTCAGCAGTTTGGATGCGATGCTTCGTATGGATATGCGGCGTGAGATTCAACAAGTACATCGGAATACTCAATCAGCGGTAGTTTATGTGACACATGATCAAGGCGAAGCCCTTGCTATGGCTGACCGAATTATCGTAATGAAGGATGGCCGAATCGAACAGGCTGGAACACCACAGGATATTTATTTGCGGCCAGAGACCGAATTTGTTGCGAGGTTTGTGTCCAAATCCAATTTGGTCATAGGTCACTGGGATGCAGATATGTTCGTCCCTGAGGGCGGCACCAATATTGCTTGGCCTGGCAAGCAGGTTGCGAATTATTTTAAATCCAACGGGTTATACCCCGTGAGACCGGATCAGTTCCATTTACAACCTTCAAGTCAAGATGGCATATTGGGCGAGATCGCCAATGTCCAGTTTCAAGGGAAAGAATTTCACTATGATATTCGCAGTGATACGAAACGTTGGGAAGTCATCTCCCCTCTTCCTTTCGCCCTGAATGAACAAGTGAGTCTGAGTCTTTCTTCCGTCGGCGGTGAAGGAGTGTGA
- a CDS encoding MBL fold metallo-hydrolase: protein MNVKILGYWGGYPAAGGATAGYLVTTDEGQILLDCGSGVMSKLPTETCVEDLSGVILSHLHHDHIADLGVLQYAVAGAIRNGRMVNKLKLYTPDSPVEILNGLYGEHTEVISIDPSSKIQLAGAEIEFVQVQHTITCYAVKITYKGKVLVYSGDTSYCDSLIEIARDADIFLCEATICEGSVHTTGQGHMNALQAGMIAGQANVKQLVLVHLPGDGDLEFMRDEASRSFQGPVDIPEPLRMYVV from the coding sequence ATGAATGTGAAGATATTAGGTTACTGGGGTGGATATCCCGCCGCTGGCGGAGCAACTGCGGGATACCTTGTAACCACAGATGAAGGGCAGATTTTGTTGGACTGTGGCAGCGGCGTGATGAGTAAACTCCCCACCGAGACATGCGTGGAAGATCTATCCGGTGTTATTTTGTCTCACTTGCACCATGATCATATCGCTGATCTGGGAGTCCTCCAATATGCTGTAGCAGGTGCGATTCGCAATGGTCGTATGGTGAATAAACTGAAGCTGTATACGCCGGATAGTCCAGTGGAAATTCTGAATGGTCTATATGGTGAACATACCGAGGTCATCTCAATTGATCCTTCATCCAAGATTCAGCTTGCTGGCGCGGAGATTGAATTCGTACAGGTGCAGCATACCATTACATGTTACGCCGTTAAGATCACATATAAAGGCAAGGTACTGGTGTATTCCGGTGACACCTCCTACTGTGATTCCCTGATCGAAATTGCTCGTGATGCAGACATCTTTCTATGCGAGGCTACGATCTGTGAGGGCAGCGTGCACACGACCGGCCAAGGACATATGAATGCCCTTCAAGCAGGCATGATTGCTGGTCAGGCTAACGTCAAGCAACTAGTCCTTGTCCATCTTCCCGGAGATGGCGATCTGGAGTTCATGCGGGATGAAGCAAGTCGCTCTTTCCAAGGACCTGTGGATATACCCGAACCACTTCGTATGTATGTTGTGTAA
- a CDS encoding HAD family hydrolase: MYKLLALDLDGTMLNPDKVITPMTRSSIQQLMSANVNVTIASGRFPASVWSHAREVSMNFPLVALNGAVTVDPLTGNLLDGVALKIEDMLFMLDVIQQEKAYIHFYGYNVLYVQEINDINRNWALNNRVNRPELDSPEERDELDAEQADFIRFVEVGQDFSTFVSQMPDMLFKAAVICTDQDSREKLFRILDESGVFQCTRTGSLRFDVNSAGVSKRGALERLCHEHHIERAHVAVAGDYDNDLDMLQWAGLGIAMGNAEPHVKEIANVVTGSNAEDGVAQAIHTYLL, translated from the coding sequence ATGTACAAATTGTTAGCCCTGGATCTGGATGGCACGATGCTTAATCCAGACAAAGTAATAACCCCTATGACACGCAGCTCCATTCAACAATTAATGTCAGCGAATGTGAATGTCACGATTGCATCTGGACGCTTTCCCGCTTCCGTATGGTCACATGCTCGGGAAGTCTCCATGAATTTCCCACTGGTAGCATTAAACGGTGCCGTGACGGTAGATCCCTTGACTGGAAATTTGCTTGATGGCGTTGCGTTGAAAATAGAAGATATGCTATTCATGTTGGATGTCATCCAGCAAGAAAAAGCCTACATCCATTTCTATGGATACAATGTCCTCTACGTTCAAGAGATTAATGATATCAATAGAAACTGGGCCTTGAACAATAGGGTCAACAGACCGGAACTAGATTCACCCGAAGAACGTGATGAACTTGATGCAGAACAGGCTGATTTTATTCGTTTCGTCGAAGTTGGACAGGATTTCAGTACCTTTGTAAGTCAGATGCCAGACATGCTGTTCAAAGCAGCCGTGATCTGTACAGACCAAGACTCACGCGAGAAACTTTTTCGTATCCTTGATGAATCAGGGGTGTTCCAATGTACACGAACCGGAAGCTTGCGATTTGATGTTAATTCAGCCGGTGTCAGTAAACGTGGAGCGCTGGAACGATTGTGTCATGAACATCATATCGAACGTGCGCATGTAGCTGTAGCCGGGGATTATGATAATGATCTGGACATGTTGCAATGGGCAGGATTAGGAATCGCCATGGGAAATGCAGAGCCGCATGTGAAGGAAATCGCTAATGTCGTTACCGGCAGTAACGCTGAAGATGGTGTTGCGCAGGCAATCCATACGTACTTGTTATAA
- a CDS encoding cytosine deaminase — MIIQNAKLRGKEGLWNILVKDGKFERITQSLEVTENEEILDVNGSLVLPPFIEPHIHLDTTLTAGEPEWNLSGTLFEGIQRWSERKAFLTHEDVKTRSKTALKWQMAQGIQHVRTHVDVTDPSLIAVKAMLEVKEEMAPYMDIQLVAFPQEGIHSYPNGAELLEESLKMGVDVVGGIPHFEFTREYGVDSMKVAFDLAEKYDRLIDIHCDEIDDEQSRFVEVVAKEAYERGLGSRTTASHTTAMGSYNDAYTYKLFRLLKMADLNFVSNPLVNIHLQGRFDTYPKRRGLTRVKELQEAGLNVCFGHDDIFDPWYPLGTGNMLQVLHMGIHASQLLGYDQIVNSIDLITKNSARTLHIEDVYGIEEGKPANFIVLEAENEYEAVRKQSGVLYSYRGGRKIAESKPRDTSIIFEGGSEKVTFNK; from the coding sequence ATGATTATACAGAACGCAAAATTGCGGGGTAAAGAAGGACTATGGAATATCCTTGTGAAAGACGGGAAGTTCGAACGAATCACACAATCGCTGGAAGTGACCGAAAATGAAGAGATCCTGGATGTCAACGGATCGCTTGTGCTGCCACCGTTTATTGAGCCGCATATTCATCTTGATACAACGCTCACCGCAGGCGAGCCGGAGTGGAACCTAAGCGGGACGCTGTTCGAAGGCATCCAGCGCTGGTCAGAGCGCAAGGCTTTCTTAACACATGAGGATGTCAAAACACGCTCCAAAACAGCACTGAAGTGGCAAATGGCACAGGGCATCCAACATGTACGAACACATGTAGACGTTACCGATCCAAGCTTGATCGCAGTTAAAGCCATGCTTGAAGTAAAAGAAGAAATGGCTCCATATATGGACATTCAGCTTGTTGCTTTTCCACAGGAAGGCATTCACTCTTATCCAAACGGGGCAGAATTGCTGGAAGAGTCACTGAAAATGGGCGTTGACGTGGTCGGAGGTATTCCACACTTCGAATTCACACGTGAATACGGCGTTGATTCAATGAAGGTCGCGTTTGATCTGGCCGAAAAATACGATCGTCTGATCGATATCCATTGCGATGAAATCGATGATGAACAATCCCGTTTTGTTGAAGTCGTTGCTAAGGAAGCTTACGAACGTGGACTCGGTTCACGCACAACGGCAAGTCACACGACAGCGATGGGGTCATACAATGACGCTTATACGTACAAGTTGTTCCGTTTGCTGAAGATGGCAGATTTGAACTTTGTCTCTAATCCGCTGGTCAACATTCACTTGCAAGGACGCTTCGACACGTATCCGAAAAGAAGAGGGCTGACGCGTGTCAAAGAGTTGCAGGAAGCAGGTCTGAATGTATGCTTCGGTCATGATGACATCTTCGATCCGTGGTATCCGCTCGGCACAGGCAACATGCTTCAAGTGCTGCATATGGGGATTCATGCTTCGCAGTTGCTTGGTTATGACCAGATCGTGAATTCGATCGACCTTATTACCAAAAACAGTGCAAGAACGTTACACATTGAGGATGTATACGGTATTGAAGAAGGCAAACCTGCCAACTTCATCGTACTTGAAGCAGAGAATGAATATGAGGCTGTTCGCAAACAATCCGGCGTACTTTATTCCTACAGAGGCGGACGTAAAATCGCGGAATCGAAGCCCCGGGATACATCCATCATTTTTGAGGGCGGTTCAGAGAAGGTTACTTTCAATAAATAA
- a CDS encoding iron ABC transporter permease: MEKLKRNMIVLRGQDNGRKSVFSLPGLFRWNRLIALLGAIAVLLFFVYPILKLVLLSFQGEQGLTLSHYNELLQQERFWSTLRNTVYIVIGSTVFSLVIGTALAWVVAYTDIRHKSALHMGIMLCFILPSYVLTLSWSSFTGSQSWLAHVLQWIHPDLAPWSMYSMGGIVFVMGIHHFPLVYMFTLDVLRKIPRDLEWAARAGGASRIEVFRRITLPLALPGLTAGGLLVFLASLDNFGIPAFLGTPVNISVLSTLIYEEIIGFGPSAFARGASLSVLLGAAAVVGSLLQWILLRKSHASDTMQPDLTPRYDLGRMRKPLAFTIWAGLALITIIPLSSMISMSLKRAYGLGLTRANMTLDNYRYILFENERVWQAIQNSLVLSLVTMLACLIIGSGFAYIRVRKPNQFNKMAELATAVPYTLPGIVFALSMILVWMEPVPGWNPGIYGTMTILFIAYICRFLILQIRSSVTSFMQLDASMEEAARISGAGFWRKWITVLLPLLLPGILTGGMLVFLTALTELTVSALLYSSGSQTIGVTIFSFEQAGDTLYSTALSSLIVALIAAGGVILLIAQRWATRKGVKS, encoded by the coding sequence ATGGAGAAATTGAAGAGAAACATGATCGTTCTAAGGGGACAAGATAACGGGCGCAAGTCCGTTTTCTCCCTCCCCGGCCTGTTTCGTTGGAATCGATTGATTGCCCTGTTGGGTGCTATAGCTGTCCTTTTATTCTTTGTTTACCCTATCCTGAAGCTGGTTCTTCTCAGCTTTCAGGGTGAACAAGGTTTGACGTTATCACATTATAACGAATTACTTCAGCAGGAACGTTTCTGGTCCACGCTGCGAAATACCGTATATATCGTCATCGGTTCAACTGTGTTCTCACTCGTAATTGGAACTGCATTGGCCTGGGTCGTCGCTTATACGGATATACGACACAAATCGGCTCTGCATATGGGAATCATGCTTTGTTTTATTCTTCCCTCTTATGTTCTCACGTTGTCCTGGTCTTCTTTTACCGGGTCACAGAGCTGGCTTGCACATGTGCTGCAATGGATTCATCCCGATCTGGCTCCTTGGAGCATGTACAGTATGGGCGGTATTGTGTTTGTGATGGGAATTCATCATTTCCCGTTGGTGTACATGTTCACACTCGATGTACTCCGCAAAATCCCGCGTGATCTGGAGTGGGCGGCCAGAGCCGGCGGTGCAAGCAGGATCGAAGTTTTCCGTCGGATTACGTTGCCACTTGCCCTTCCCGGTCTAACGGCAGGCGGATTGCTGGTTTTCCTGGCTTCGCTGGATAATTTCGGAATACCTGCCTTCCTTGGCACGCCTGTGAATATTTCTGTTCTCAGTACACTTATATATGAAGAGATTATTGGATTCGGGCCTTCGGCCTTTGCCCGTGGCGCATCGTTATCTGTGTTGCTCGGTGCTGCTGCGGTAGTTGGCAGTCTGTTGCAATGGATTCTTTTGCGTAAAAGCCATGCTTCGGATACGATGCAACCCGATCTTACCCCGAGATATGACTTAGGTCGCATGCGTAAGCCGCTAGCTTTCACGATATGGGCAGGTTTAGCACTGATTACGATTATTCCGTTATCTTCAATGATCTCGATGTCTTTAAAAAGAGCGTATGGTCTCGGTCTGACCCGTGCCAATATGACCCTGGACAATTATAGATATATTCTCTTCGAGAATGAGCGTGTATGGCAGGCGATCCAGAACAGCCTTGTGCTCTCTCTTGTCACGATGCTGGCTTGTCTAATTATCGGCTCAGGATTTGCCTATATCCGGGTACGCAAGCCTAATCAATTCAATAAAATGGCGGAGCTGGCCACTGCCGTTCCCTATACCCTTCCCGGCATTGTGTTCGCACTGTCCATGATTCTGGTATGGATGGAGCCAGTTCCCGGTTGGAACCCTGGCATCTATGGCACCATGACCATCTTGTTTATTGCCTACATCTGCCGATTCCTTATTCTTCAGATCCGTTCAAGTGTGACTTCATTCATGCAGTTGGATGCATCCATGGAAGAAGCCGCACGGATATCCGGAGCTGGTTTCTGGCGTAAATGGATTACTGTTCTGTTGCCTTTATTGCTGCCGGGTATTCTGACCGGAGGTATGTTGGTTTTCCTGACTGCCCTGACCGAGCTTACTGTATCGGCATTGTTATATTCATCAGGTTCACAGACCATTGGTGTTACCATATTTAGTTTTGAACAGGCAGGAGATACCCTCTATTCAACCGCATTGTCCAGTCTGATTGTCGCACTTATTGCGGCAGGCGGAGTAATTTTGCTCATCGCTCAACGCTGGGCAACTCGTAAGGGAGTGAAGTCATGA